Proteins encoded together in one Marinobacter sp. Arc7-DN-1 window:
- a CDS encoding DUF4870 family protein — MTESEFIPADPDPASRRSDPARNLAVVVYILQALSFFLGGITGLVGVIINYVKLDDVRNTWVEHHFRWQIRTFWIGLLWTVIGIVTTPLIIGWFILLGVSIWIIYRIVKGALALNDGRAPV; from the coding sequence TTGACTGAGTCGGAATTTATCCCCGCCGATCCGGATCCCGCCTCCCGCAGGTCAGACCCGGCCCGTAACCTGGCCGTTGTGGTTTACATACTTCAGGCGCTGTCGTTTTTCCTGGGGGGCATCACGGGTCTGGTGGGTGTGATCATCAACTATGTCAAACTGGATGATGTGCGCAACACCTGGGTAGAACACCATTTCCGCTGGCAGATCCGCACCTTCTGGATTGGCCTGCTGTGGACGGTGATCGGCATTGTCACCACGCCGCTGATTATCGGCTGGTTTATTCTCCTCGGCGTTTCGATCTGGATTATCTACCGGATCGTCAAAGGGGCCCTGGCACTGAATGATGGCAGGGCGCCGGTCTGA
- a CDS encoding methyl-accepting chemotaxis protein: protein MGLLDRASILWGVAVAVVLAIISAVVAPLLGLEPASTLVGLVVGLVAAGGFLIVRVLEPTERGLKALNDGTLAEDHPLRAQCRQLLSDAKAGRALVETLSGSADRNAISAAQVSFAADQLKIRLDRQVEETAQMADYAGQITETVRESSEQATDAATMALQNKQVSIEGREALISAIDSVRAVHQQSGENLRLIQELNEKSNKIQGVTATIQGIAEQTNLLALNAAIEAARAGDQGRGFAVVADEVRQLAGRTAQATGEVAETLEEIRSDTTLIVSRIEDLARSVEAGLTSVESVGERLEQIRDQSDRVQQQVSRIAEIDQNNEQSLAQVFSAIETVRDQISESDSSVASLAEQAATLMELAEKANASFALNSEASYHRPFYDQARAGADQIGQLFEQAIRDGKLSESALFDNKRTPIPNTHPPKYSSSFDKFTDQYLPAVQEQVKKAHGAIVFAIAAAPDGYVPTHNRDFAHAPTGDPKVDLVKSRSKRLFNDRTGIRCGTHTENMLLQTYRRDTGEIMHDLSVPIYVNGKHWGGFRLGYRPDNH from the coding sequence ATGGGGTTACTGGATCGGGCTTCAATACTATGGGGGGTGGCGGTTGCCGTTGTTCTTGCGATCATCAGTGCAGTGGTGGCGCCTTTGCTAGGTCTTGAACCAGCATCAACACTGGTTGGGCTGGTGGTTGGCCTTGTGGCCGCTGGCGGCTTTCTGATCGTCCGGGTGCTGGAGCCGACCGAACGCGGGCTCAAGGCCCTGAACGATGGCACCCTGGCAGAAGATCATCCGCTCCGGGCCCAGTGTCGGCAGTTGCTTTCCGATGCGAAAGCCGGGCGGGCTCTGGTGGAAACCCTCTCCGGAAGCGCGGACAGGAACGCTATTTCCGCCGCCCAGGTCTCCTTCGCCGCAGACCAGCTCAAGATCCGGCTGGACCGTCAGGTGGAAGAAACCGCCCAGATGGCCGATTACGCGGGCCAGATTACCGAGACCGTCCGGGAGTCCTCCGAGCAGGCGACCGATGCCGCCACCATGGCTCTCCAGAACAAGCAGGTCAGTATCGAGGGGCGCGAAGCGCTGATCTCGGCCATTGACAGTGTGCGCGCGGTACACCAGCAGTCCGGTGAGAATCTCCGGCTGATCCAGGAGCTGAACGAGAAGTCCAACAAGATCCAGGGCGTGACCGCCACCATTCAGGGTATTGCCGAGCAAACCAATCTGCTTGCACTCAATGCGGCCATTGAGGCCGCCCGTGCGGGTGATCAGGGCCGCGGATTTGCCGTGGTGGCGGATGAGGTGCGTCAGCTGGCGGGTCGCACGGCCCAGGCGACCGGTGAAGTGGCGGAAACCCTCGAGGAAATCCGTTCGGATACCACGCTGATTGTGTCCCGGATTGAAGACCTTGCCCGCAGTGTTGAGGCGGGGCTGACCTCCGTGGAGAGCGTGGGCGAGCGTCTGGAGCAGATCCGGGACCAGTCTGACCGGGTTCAGCAGCAGGTTTCCCGGATTGCTGAAATTGACCAGAACAACGAGCAGAGTCTGGCGCAGGTGTTCTCGGCCATTGAAACGGTACGGGACCAGATTTCCGAGAGCGATTCCAGCGTGGCATCTCTGGCAGAGCAGGCCGCCACATTGATGGAGCTGGCGGAAAAAGCCAATGCCTCCTTCGCACTGAACAGCGAGGCCAGTTATCACCGTCCGTTCTACGATCAGGCCAGGGCCGGTGCCGACCAGATTGGCCAGCTGTTCGAGCAGGCCATTCGTGACGGCAAGTTGTCAGAGAGCGCGCTGTTCGACAACAAACGAACACCCATCCCGAACACCCATCCGCCCAAGTATTCCAGTAGCTTTGACAAATTCACCGATCAATACCTGCCTGCGGTTCAGGAGCAGGTCAAGAAGGCGCATGGGGCGATAGTTTTCGCCATTGCTGCTGCGCCGGATGGTTATGTGCCCACCCACAATCGGGATTTTGCCCACGCGCCGACCGGGGATCCGAAGGTGGACCTGGTCAAGAGCCGGAGCAAGCGACTGTTCAATGACCGGACCGGCATCCGTTGTGGTACGCACACCGAGAACATGCTGCTGCAAACCTACCGGCGGGACACTGGCGAGATCATGCACGATCTGTCCGTGCCTATCTACGTGAATGGTAAGCACTGGGGTGGCTTCCGTCTTGGTTACCGTCCGGACAATCACTGA